Genomic window (Egicoccus halophilus):
GGCCGCGGGGGAGATGGCGGCCCGCGTCGGCGGGCTGGTCGGGGACCGACTCTCGGACCGGATGTGGGTCACCACGTTCCACAAGGCGTGCGTGCGGATCCTGCGGCGCGAGCTGACGCGGCTGGGCTACCGCAGCGGGTTCACGATCTACGACGCCCAGGACTCCCAGCGACTGATCACGCAGATCGCCAAGGACCTCGGGCTCGACGACAAGCGGCTGTCGCCGCGGGCGATCCAGCACGCGATCAGCAACGCCAAGGACGAGCTGGTCGACCACGAGACCTACGCCTCGCGCGCCGGCGCATGGCCGGAGATCCAGATCGCCGACGTCTACCAGGCGTATCAGGAGCGGCTCCTGCGGGCCAACGCGCTCGACTTCGACGACCTCATCGTCAAGACGGTGGAGATCTTCCAGCTGTTCGACCCGGTCCTCGAACACTGGCAACAGCGCTTCCGCTACCTGATGGTCGACGAGTACCAGGACACCAACCGGGCCCAGTACCACCTGGTCAACCTGCTGGCCGCCAGGAACCGCAACCTCATGGTCGTCGGTGACCACGACCAGTCGATCTACGCCTTCCGGGGCGCCACCGTGCAGAACCTGCTGGACTTCGAGCAGGACTACCCAGACGCCACGGTCATCCCGCTGGTGCAGAACTACCGGTCGACCCAGACCATCCTCGACGCCGCGAACGCGGTCATTCGCAACAACGCCTCGCGCTACCCGAAGGACCTGTGGACCGACCAGGGCCTGGGCGAGCAGGTCGTGCGCTACCACGCCGACGATGAGCACGACGAGGCCGCGTTCGTCGCCGAGGAGCTCGAGAAGCTGCGGACCGAGGGCTTCACCTTCGACGACGCGGCGGTCTTCTACCGGACCAACGCGCAGTCACGCGTGCTCGAGGACGTCTTCATCCGCGTCGGCGTCCCGTACCGGGTGATCGGCGGGGTGCGCTTCTACGAGCGCAAGGAGATCAAGGACGTCCTCGCCTACGCCCGGCTGCTGGTCAACCCCGACGACGACGTCTCGGCGAGGCGGATCGTCAACACGCCGCGTCGCGGCGTGGGCGACCGGACCATCGAGGCCCTGGACTGGCACGCCCGCCGCGAGGGCGTCAGCTTCCTCGACGCGTGCCGTCAGGCCGAGCACGTCCAGGGGCTGGCGACCCGAGCGATCGGCGCGGTCACGTCGTTCGTCGAACTGCTCGACGGGCTGCGCACGGCGCTGGAGCACGATCTCGCCGTCCCGGAGCTGATCGAGGAGATCTGGGACCGGACCGGCTACCTGCGCGAGCTCCAGGCCGAGCGCACGGTCGAGGCGCTCGGTCGCGAGGAGAACCTGCGCGAGCTGAAGTCGGTCGCCACCGAGGTCCACGAGCGTGGCGGTGGCGTGGTCGGGATGCCGGGGCTGGAGACGTTCCTCGAGTCCGTCACGCTGGTCAGCGACCAGGACCAGCTCGACGACGCCGAGGACGGCACGGTCACCCTCATGACCTTGCACACCGCCAAGGGGCTCGAGTTCCCGGTGGTGTTCCTCGTCGGCATGGAGGACGGGGTGTTCCCGCACGTTCGCTCCCTCGACGACACGGCCGAGCTCGAGGAGGAACGGCGGCTGTGCTACGTCGGGCTGACCCGCGCGGAGCAGCGGCTCTACGTCACCCACGCCGACCACCGCACGCTGTGGGGCGGTACCTCGTACAACCCGCCGTCGCGGTTCCTCGACGAACTGCCCGACGCGCTGGTCGAACGGCGCGGAGCGACACGCGTCACCTCGGCGGCGTCCCGTCGCCGGGACAAGGAGCTGCTCGAGATCGCGGGCGAGGAGTTCCGCCCGGGGGACCGGGTGCTGCACACCAAGTTCGGGCCCGGAACGATCGCGTCACTGACCGGTGAGGGCGAGCGCGCGGAGGCGACGGTCGACTTCGACAAGGCCGGGCGCAAGCACCTGGTGCTCGCCTATGCCCCGCTGGTGCGGACGTGACCGCCGCGGCCGGCGCGCTCCCCGGCCGCCACTACGGTTGACGCACCGCGATTCCGGCCAGGAGCGAACCACGGTGACGAAGCGGACACGCAGCGTGTGGGCGAGCCGGCTGGTCGAGGCCGACCGGCAGCGCGTCTTCGACCTGCTCGCCGATCCGGCGA
Coding sequences:
- the pcrA gene encoding DNA helicase PcrA: MSADPRLLEGLNPAQRDAVETVDGPVLVVAGAGSGKTRVLTHRIAHLIRDRHVSPFELLAITFTNKAAGEMAARVGGLVGDRLSDRMWVTTFHKACVRILRRELTRLGYRSGFTIYDAQDSQRLITQIAKDLGLDDKRLSPRAIQHAISNAKDELVDHETYASRAGAWPEIQIADVYQAYQERLLRANALDFDDLIVKTVEIFQLFDPVLEHWQQRFRYLMVDEYQDTNRAQYHLVNLLAARNRNLMVVGDHDQSIYAFRGATVQNLLDFEQDYPDATVIPLVQNYRSTQTILDAANAVIRNNASRYPKDLWTDQGLGEQVVRYHADDEHDEAAFVAEELEKLRTEGFTFDDAAVFYRTNAQSRVLEDVFIRVGVPYRVIGGVRFYERKEIKDVLAYARLLVNPDDDVSARRIVNTPRRGVGDRTIEALDWHARREGVSFLDACRQAEHVQGLATRAIGAVTSFVELLDGLRTALEHDLAVPELIEEIWDRTGYLRELQAERTVEALGREENLRELKSVATEVHERGGGVVGMPGLETFLESVTLVSDQDQLDDAEDGTVTLMTLHTAKGLEFPVVFLVGMEDGVFPHVRSLDDTAELEEERRLCYVGLTRAEQRLYVTHADHRTLWGGTSYNPPSRFLDELPDALVERRGATRVTSAASRRRDKELLEIAGEEFRPGDRVLHTKFGPGTIASLTGEGERAEATVDFDKAGRKHLVLAYAPLVRT